The genomic DNA accataactcagccgtaacgcgttacagagtatgttgcggctgagttataggtatattgtggctgagttatcggaaaaacatttgagtaagagcggacggctgacttatgaaaatctggctgagttatgctcataagtcagccaagcgttacggctgacttattaaatctggctgagttatgcgcataactcagccgtccttatggctgagttttcaccagatggttgagttgtcaaaattttggctgagttatcaataCGACACAgctgagttgtcaaaattttggctgagttatcactacgacacaaCTAAGTTACCATTTTtcgactggctgagttatgaaaaacggctgacttatgagatgttgttacggctgagttatggtaaaaaaactataactcagccgtcataggctgacttatcgacaaCTCAGCCGTTTGACGGCCgacttattagcaaaagattaattactagaatgttattcagttacggctgacttatcaaacgatacggctgagttacatattttcagttgatgaagcggctgagtttggcagcaattttttttgctttttaattactgtaatgtttttcatgttgtggctgagttacattgttaactaaacttctttgttacattccaaattaaaaaattaactacatgcatgccataatatttaaaatcttatcatatttaggtctatgtctattttcatttcaaatgataataaaaaataataatttaggagaaataaaataactaattaaaaaagttattaaataaaagaaaaacagtaaaaattatttttcttgatatatgaattaaataaaaacgaaaaaaataattttttgtattatataactgaattttcgtttttttaattaaaaaaaaatagataactcaacttaccacatctttaactcatgaaaatttccatgatgttgaataatcttttgagttaacaattttacaaaggatatacctcaaacttgtacatcaaccataacacatgattattcaaactcaacttcaaaaaaattagttttgttagtgattggtaacatttttgaataaaatttaggtctatgtctattttcatttcaaatgataataaaaaataataatttaggagaaataaaataactaattaaaaaaattagttttgttagtgattggtaacatttttgaataaaatttgagtTAAGTCCATAACTCAACTTAAGTCAATAGTAACACATGTTACCAGTCATAGCCTATATCATCtatttactttcagatttttcttgtgataactcagccataactcacaataattcagccgtcacatgacctttcgttttcccgtaaatattataactcagccgtaaagtcatatatatcatccgtttactttcagattgtttcttgtgataactcagccataactcactataactcagccgtcacatgacctttcgttttcccgtaatgattataactcagccgtaaagcgatattttggcgggaaaccatcagttaacctaataatagacatatttctattctaaatttaaattttgagttataataattttaatattcaattgttggagaaatacttttagaaaaataaaattctaaattcgaataataattatttaattatttgcaataatatcttgtaattaaaaaagttattaaataaaagaaaaacagtaaaaattatttttcttgatatatgaattaaataaaaacgaaaaaataattttttggtattatataactgaattttcgttttttaattaaaaaaaaaatagataactcaacttaccacatctttaactcatgaaaatttccatgatgttgaataatcttttgagttaacaattttacaaaggatataccttaaacttgtacatcaaccataacacatgattattcaaactcaacttcaaaaaattagttttgttagtgactGGTaactttttgaataaaatttaggtctatgtctattttcatttcaaatgataataaagaataataatttaggagaaataaaataactaattaaaaagttattaaataaaataaaaacagtaaaaattatttttcttgatatataaaataaataaaaacgaaaaaatatttttttgtattatataactgaatttttgtttttttaattaactataacTAACTATAACttagccgtcacatgacctttcgttttcccgtaaatattataactcagccgtaaagtcatatatatcatccatttactttcagattgtttcttgtgataactcagccataactcactataactcagccgtcacatgacctttcgttttcccgtaatgattataagtcagccgtcacatgacctttcgttttcccacaatgattataactcagccgtaaagcgatattttggcgtgAAACCATctgttaacctaataatagacatatttccattctaaatttaaattttgagttataataattttaatattcaattgttggagaaatacttttagaaaaataaaattctaaattcgaataataattatttaattatttgcaataatatcttgtgataaaaagctcactttatgaatttattatgcgtgtggatttgagcaggcacagaattagtgatttttcgcgcttccctaacaacactttttgtgacatcgagagacgttttaatacttattaggaatctgacagaacaaaagacccaggaaagaaagaagaatacgttttcatattattgagaagaccctaaacgataactcagccataactttaccataactcagccaaccctcaaattagaatgactaaataaccgaccaaaccgaaccgaaccggaaactattttttccattattttcggtgttacggttatattcggcttgctatcggttatattaagttaatggACCTAATTTGGgtaacatttggattatttatggttatatattcatttaaccGACACAtaaccgaaaataaccgaaaaataatttcaaaattttttaaattttaaaatggttatcatattagtatatccaaattaccaccttaaaccaaaaacacaatataaccaaaaccaaattgttatattaaaacccataatgttggaaatatgaaccctgcacctcaaaccctaaccctaaccataaccctaaccctaacccctaaatgtcatgttttgaatgttttacacattttcatcaaactgtgtaaaaatcaatctttgtctataattattactttttattgcttataatgattgtaatattcatttttttcattctatattttaattttgagttataataattctaatttacaaatatttcataagtcagccatttaTGTCGATAACAcagccatatcagtcaattgtttgagaaatacttttattaaaaaaacaattaaaaaaattaaaattcaaattttgaattccttttaaataaaaaatcgctaaaatctcatttattacgtGTGTGGtttttaacaataaacataattattgtttgtgtctccccaacaacactttttgtattttcgagaaggtatataataaattaatatatccgttgcataactcagccataactttaccataactcagccaaccctcaaattagaatgactaagtaaccgaccaaaccgaaccgaaccggaaactattttttccattattttcggttagttacggttatattcggcttgctatcggttatattaagttaatcgacctaatttgggtaacatttggattatttatggttatatattcatttaaccgacacataaccggaaataaccgaaaaataatttcaaaaattttaaaattttaaaatggttatcatattagtatatccaaattaccaccttaaaccaaatgcaatataaccaaaaccaaattgttatattaaaactcataatgttggaaatatgaaccctacacctcaaaccctaaccctaaccctaaccctaactcTAACctctaaatgtcatgttttgaatgttttacacattttcatcaaactgtgtaaaaatcaatctttgtctataattattactttttattgcttataatgattgtaatattcattttttcattatatattttaattttgagttataataattctaatttacaaatatttcataagtcaaccgtttatgtcgataactcagccatatcagtcaattgtttgagaaatactttgatttcttttatttctttaattaatttgaataatatattgtgagaaAAGCTAACTTAATGTATTTATTATGTGTAGATCTGAGCAGAcacaaaattagtgattttttgcgattccccaacaacactttttatgatatcgagagacgttttaattagataatttattagaaatctgacagaacaaaagacccagaaaagaaagaagaatacgtacTATTATCTCATAACTCTGtaattcataactcagccgtgtgaagtatataactcagccgtaacttaaccgtaaatcagccataacttttaaaatagacaaattattgttttacatttaaagtctaaagaagaaacaaagagtttaTGATATAGTGAGCATTGGCTTCTTTGTggaaaaaacacacacataattctaacattttttgtgatatcaaaaaactttttaattagataatttattaaaaatacagaaCGATAGAcctaagaaagaaagaagaatacataCTAATATCTTATAACTCCATAATTTATAACTCAGTCGTGTGAagtatataactcagccataatttCAAcgtaaatcagccataactttgaaaatagacatatcAATGTTTTACATACCCAAGTACAATTCATCTCGAACTGATCATAGTCACGAACTATCTTTAAAGAGTGTAAACGTGATGGTATAATAATAATGTGCAACgctttacaaaatttataggaAACAAAAGCGTGTTGTGGTTAGAAGATCCACTCCACTTTACCTGCACTATAAACATAACAGGAAAGTAAAGCACAGAGACTCCACCTCAGCAACATAAGTAAGAAGCTTTAAGTACCAATTACAAAATTCTATATGAGAAGTAAACACACGCACCAAAGCTCTGGACTTCAGCAGGATGAGCGCCCTCCTTGGCATCTACGGAACACAAATTTAAATGGTGTAATAATCCTTACCTGCATCAAACACAATTCTATGATTCCAAAACAAAGCACAAAACAGAGTTGTCACCAAATACAAACATCTAGGAAGAACGTGTTACCTTAGGTAAGCGAGCATATGAGCTGCATTCGTCGAGATATCTCCATACAAGAGGTATctgtaaaaagaaaacatgaccATAAATTTAGTATCTTCGTATACAGAAACAATCTGAGAAAGTAATTACACAAGAACAAACCATATGATACCTCGGTGGAGATTTGAAAGGGTTATGGAGAACCATGCATGGGGGCACTGGGAGAAGTTGTCCACAAATATAAATGGCTAACATAGGAAAAGAAAAGTTAGAATTGAGACGGATACAACTTCGCAGTAGCAATAAAAGTTTTGGTAGGCTAGTACCTGAGTTCTCCATTGAGAGGATCCAAAAGCGTGTTTACGATTCGAAGATCCAATCCGGTTTCCCTGCACTACAAACATAACACAGAAGTAAAAAGCTCAGAGACCAAACACAACAGCACTTTAGTAAGAAGCTTACCAAATACAAAATTCAATCTCAGAACTAAACACACACACCAAACCTCCGTAGTACTTGAACCAGATAGCTCCTCGGCATCTACAGTAGCAAAAAGGTTTGGAATGATtcaatctgcaaaaacaaaaacacaaaaattaagtCAAATGAAAACACTCTTTTAAATGGATCACATTCAGACATCAATTTGATAATTAGAACAAGAACTTCAATAAAATGTGTGTGTTACCTTAGTAAGGCGAGCATATGAGCTGTTCTTTGTCGAGATATCTCCATACAAAAGGGATCTGTCTGAGAACAAACAAATTGAGAAAtgacaaacaaataaagattcaaccctttaaaataccaaaacattAAAAGCCAAGTGAATAGACCTTGTAAGAACCAGCATAAAACTCATTTTCGAGCATGTCAGCATAAAACTCATTTTGCTCGTACTTCTTTAGCTACCCGTAGATGATTCCTCTGCTTTGAATTGACATAGACAGCATAAAACTCATTTTCGAGAAAGACGGAGATGATGTAGACAATAAACCAGATCTGGAAAACGACGAAACTAAACCGGCGAAGCTTAACCGGGAAACGACGGAGTCTGACCGGGACGACAATAGGTCGATGAACGAGTCCAACTCTACAGCCTCCGTCGATAAAGTCACCGATCACGACGGAGATAAAATGGTTGAGGCTTATCAAGATCCCGATCCGGTTAACAAGGCGGCGGCGCtgaaagaagaggaggaggaagaagaaaaaacggtTAGTAAAAGATCGGAAATGAGTAACTCGGGAGAGTTGGATGAATCGGGAACGTCCACTGGTCATGGAAAAAGGAAAGGACAGAAGGAATACAGAAGCGGCGGACATGGAGAGAGaggatttttttgttatgaacGGTGGAAACtgtttgatttctctttttaacctaaacaagaaaaattcaacagtcgattatgaaaaaaaaactgtttagtgacgttgaaaaataaaaaatgacgtgtattttaatttgctgatgtgtattttttttaatttttttattcaaaatcgaaaacaaaacccaggggtaaattgtaattccACCCAGAgcactaaacatttgagtaattttcaaaagatttatagatatgagtaataaaccaacatttggataacatttgagtaattctttcttatttttatgaagaccatcctgaatttcaagaagtaattcctaaatattattgaacccttcataaatttaaatatatgtgtttNNNNNNNNNNNNNNNNNNNNNNNNNNNNNNNNNNNNNNNNNNNNNNNNNNNNNNNNNNNNgagttcggaatgaatttggagagtttagacaccaCATATACCgatttgtcccaaaacaggctaaaacagagaaaacattgattcgaagcactGAACAAATTTGTTACTGTTACTAggttcagaatgtgtgacaatccattgcatttgactaagtgtaagagtttgggatgaatttggagtgtttaggcaacacttaaacccgtttcatcccaaaacaggcttaaaccgagaaaacattgattcaaagcagtaaaaagctatgttacactttctagggtcaaaatatgtaacaatctaatgcatttgactagttataagagttNNNNNNNNNNNNNNNNNNNNNNNNNNNNNNNNNNNNNNNNNNNNNNNNNNNNNNNNNNNNNNNNNNNNNNNNNNNNNNNNNNNNNNNNNNNNNNNNNNNNNNNNNNNNNNNNNNNNNNNNNNNNNNNNNNNNNNNNNNNNNNNNNNNNNNNNNNNNNNaaacaggctaaaaccaagaaaacattgattcgaagcactgaacagatttgttactgttactaggttcagaatgtgtgacaatccaatgcatttgactaagtgtaagagtttgggatgaatttggattttacagacaacacttaaacccgttttatcccaaacaaaaagcttaaaccgagaaaatagggtaaaaccaagagaaaacatttattcgaagcagtaaaaagttttgttactctttctagggtcaaaatatgtaacaatctaatgcattttgactaattataagaggtcgggttgaatttggagtggttaaacacttatacccattttgtcccaaaacaggcttaaaacgagaaaacaggctaaaaccgagaaaacattgattcgaagcactaaacagatttgttactgttcctagggttagaatgtgtgacaatccaatgcatttgactaattgttagagttcgggatgaatttggagagtttagacaacacttaaacccgtttcatcccaaaacaggcttaaaccgagaaaacattgattcaaagcactaaaaagctatgttactctttctagggtcaaaatatgtaacaatctaatgcatttgaatagttataagagttcgggtagaatttggagtgtttagacaacacttatacccattttgtcccaaaacaggcttaaaacgagaaaacaggctaaaaccgagaaaacattgattcgaagcactaaacagctttgttactgttcctagggtcagaatgtgtgacaatccaatgtatttgactaatagtaagagtttgggatgaatttggagtgtttagacaacacttaaacccgttttatcccaaaacaagcttaaaccgagaaaacaggctaaaaccaagagaaaacatttattcgaagcagtaaaaagcttttttactctttctaggttcaaaatatgtaacaatctaatgcattttgACTAAtcataagagttcgggttgaatttggagtggttagacaacacttatacccattttgtcccaaaacaggcttaaaacgagaaaacaggctaaaaccgagaaaacattaatttgaagcagtaaacagctttgtttgtgtttcttgggtcaaaatgtgtgacaatccaatgtatttgacttattgtaagagttcggaatgaatttggagtgtttatacACCACATATACcgattttgtcccgaaacaggctaaaaccgagaaaacattgattcgaagcactaaacagctttgttactgttcctagggtcagaatgtgtgacaatccaatgtatttgactaatattaagagtttgggatgaatttggagtgtacacttaaacccgttttatccccaAACAAGctgaaaccgagaaaacatgctaaaaccaaaagaaaacatttattcgaagcagtaaaaagctttgttactctttctagggtcaaaatatgtaacaatctaatgcattttgactaattataagagttcgggtagaatttggagtggttagacaacacttatacccatttagtcccaaaacaagcttaaaatgcgaaaacaggctaaaaccgagaaaacattaatttgaagaagtaaacatctttgtttgcgtttcttgggtcaaaatgtgtaacaatccaatgtacttgacttattgtaagagttcagaatgaatttggagtgtttatacACCACATATATACcgattttgtcc from Camelina sativa cultivar DH55 chromosome 2, Cs, whole genome shotgun sequence includes the following:
- the LOC104724628 gene encoding uncharacterized protein LOC104724628, whose amino-acid sequence is MLENEFYAGSYKTDPFCMEISRQRTAHMLALLRLNHSKPFCYCRCRGAIWFKYYGVQGNRIGSSNRKHAFGSSQWRTQPFIFVDNFSQCPHAWFSITLSNLHRDTSCMEISRRMQLICSLT